A window of Hyperolius riggenbachi isolate aHypRig1 chromosome 1, aHypRig1.pri, whole genome shotgun sequence contains these coding sequences:
- the ISCU gene encoding iron-sulfur cluster assembly enzyme ISCU — protein sequence MAGVGRVFCSLWSRCSVPELRVPCAAYHKKVVDHYENPRNVGSLDKNAKNVGTGLVGAPACGDVMKLQIEVDDSGKIVEAKFKTFGCGSAIASSSLATEWVKGKTVDEAMTIKNTDIAKELCLPPVKLHCSMLAEDAIRAALADYRLKQDKEQSAASG from the exons ATGGCTGGAGTGGGCCGTGTGTTTTGCTCGCTGTGGAGTAGGTGCtcggtaccggagctgcgggtGCCTTGCGCCGCCTATCACAAGAAG GTGGTTGATCACTATGAGAACCCAAGGAACGTGGGATCCCTTGACAAGAATGCCAAAAATGTTGGAACAGGTCTGGTGGGCGCTCCAGCGTGTGGAGACGTTATGAAGTTGCAG ATTGAGGTGGATGACAGTGGGAAGATTGTGGAAGCAAAGTTTAAAACATTTGGCTGTGGTTCTGCCATTGCCTCTAGCTCCCTGGCTACTGAATGGGTGAAAGGAAAAACG GTTGATGAGGCAATGACCATCAAGAACACGGATATTGCTAAGGAGCTTTGCCTTCCTCCAGTGAAACTGCATTGTTCCA TGCTAGCAGAAGATGCGATCAGAGCGGCCTTGGCAGACTACAGACTGAAGCAGGATAAGGAGCAATCTGCAGCAAGTGGCTAA